CGTCAATCCTCGCAGCGACAGCAAGACGCACGGTGCGGCCAGTGCGGACAACGACATCAGCGGTACGGGCAGCCTGACCGGCGCTCCGGACGAACCCTTCGATCCGGCGTTCGCCCTGCACCGCGGCGGCAAGATGGCCATCCAGGCCACCGTCCCCCTGCGCGACAAGGACGACCTGTCCCTCGCCTACACGCCCGGCGTGGCCAAGGTGTGCAGCGCCATCGCCGAGAACCCCGAGCTCGTCAACGACTACACCTGGAAGTCGCAGGTCGTGGCCGTCGTGACGGACGGCACCGCGGTGCTGGGCCTCGGGGACATCGGTCCCGAGGCGTCCCTCCCCGTGATGGAGGGGAAGGCGATCCTGTTCAAGCAGTTCGGCGGCGTCGACGCGGTCCCGATCGCGCTCGCCACGACGGACGCGGACGAGATCGTCGAGACCGTGGTGCGGCTCGCGCCGTCCTTCGGCGGGGTCAACCTGGAGGACATCTCGGCGCCCCGCTGCTTCGAGATCGAGCGCAAGCTCCAGGAGCGCCTGGACATCCCGGTCTTCCACGACGACCAGCACGGCACCGCCGTCGTGACGCTCGCGGCCCTGCGCAACGCCGCGAAGCTCTCCGGCCGGACCCTCGGTGATCTGCGCGGTGTCATCTCCGGCGCCGGCGCGGCCGGGGTGGCCATCGCCAAGTTCCTGCTGGAGGCGGGCATCGGCGACATCGCCGTCGCCGACCGCAAGGGCATCGTCAGCCGGGACCGCGAGGACCTGA
The Streptomyces sp. NBC_00234 DNA segment above includes these coding regions:
- a CDS encoding NAD(P)-dependent malic enzyme, which codes for MAAEIVNPRSDSKTHGAASADNDISGTGSLTGAPDEPFDPAFALHRGGKMAIQATVPLRDKDDLSLAYTPGVAKVCSAIAENPELVNDYTWKSQVVAVVTDGTAVLGLGDIGPEASLPVMEGKAILFKQFGGVDAVPIALATTDADEIVETVVRLAPSFGGVNLEDISAPRCFEIERKLQERLDIPVFHDDQHGTAVVTLAALRNAAKLSGRTLGDLRGVISGAGAAGVAIAKFLLEAGIGDIAVADRKGIVSRDREDLTDVKRELAEITNKAGISGTLETALAGADVFIGVSGGTVPEPAVASMAPGAFVFAMANPTPEVHPDIAHKYAAVVATGRSDYPNQINNVLAFPGIFAGALQVRASRITEGMKIAAANALADVVGDELAADYVIPSPFDERVAPAVTAAVAAAARAEGVARR